The segment ATCACCGTCGTGGGAACCGTCTTTAGAGAGCATCATGGAGTGCCCCGAAGTTCAAGAGATGGATAGATGAGAGGCTGGTGATGCTACATATATGATCTATGATAATAGGGGTGACTAGCTAGTATATATTATCATGGGGATGTAAAGCATTGTGTTAAATACGGTGATCCGTAACATTTTTGTATCACTTCATATTAATAGGTACGTAggaatatttgtttatttgttaaaCTAGGATCGGGGTCGATCTCGAACAAAATATAATCAGATGTTTTGATCTatcaagaaaatatattaatgcaTTGGTTAAATCCTGACTGTTTAATTATTATACATTTTAATGATTATGATAAAGATCAAATATAGGGGGTTTAGCTAGCTCATATGGTTGAGGGAGCCATGATTCGAGAAGGGTATGGAACTGAATGCGCATCTTACCAGTCCTCATCTCCGCAACGTTTTATTTATTAAGCTTTAGAGGAATTAACAAACACAAAAGCTTAAAGGCTTCTTTCATGGAAGAAAAAATTATCCATGAAGAGATCAACGTTTTTTTCAATCATAAACATACATTGATACATACAAGAACACCATACTTTACTATGTACTTTAAAAAGTTTACTTAATTAGCTCATCCAGACGACGTTCCATGGCCATAGAGACAGCTTCAAGGAACGTAGCCTCGCTTGAAGCAGGTAACACTGAGTTATGAGCTTCTCGCACTATCTCTTCAATCGCAGAGTCTTTGTTGACCGTTTCTCTGCACATCATGCTTCCAATTTGATATGGCGTTAGGTTTCTCTCAACGCCTTTCTTAAGAAGCATCGTGGAGATACGCAGCGTGCGTGCGACAGCTTCAGGGACGTCCCAACCGTTGAGTTGCAAAAGCGCAATGTCTTGTTCAGCGTCTAGCGAGTTTATGTAATTGAGTGTGTCTTCAGAAAACGGGACTTTTGCTTGCGGCCAGTAAAGCCATTCGAATGTGCAATCTTCAAACTGCAGAGACCCATTTCAATATAACTTTAGTTTCACTTTCTGATATATTGAATgcattaattaataaagataACTTACATTCTCTGGCAAGCAGTAGCCATGATCAATTGGGATTAGAACGGTTCTGCCGTCTTCGCCTTTCCCGGTCAATATGTTTCCGGCATGTCGGTCAGCGTTTGCCATTCTGATGTCAAAGACGCTTATCTTATGCACTTGTTCCACAGGAAAAGCTCCAGGGCCAATGTCTTCGCAGCTCCCATCGTTCTTCATGAACATTTGCAAAGAACCAACTTTGGCATTTTTTGTACTACAACTGTCGACTCCCTTTGGGTTATTATACACTTTTTGAAAGCTTCTGACCATAGCGGTCGGTGGCACACCAGCAAAACCCTCAACTTGTGATTTGGATCCGCTTTTAGGATGATCTAACAAATAAGCTGCAACTTCTCTAATAGCTCCTTCTCCCACTCTAGTACCTCTCTTCAGTCCCTGACCGTCTGATGACAAAGGAAGCTGCTGAGGATTGTTGACAGCCATGGGTTCCTCGTCCATAGGCTTGAAGACAGACACGTAGCTCAGACCTGAAGAATCTTGCATCAAGTATGTTCCTCCCGTTCCTTCAGCTGTTCTCACAGGTGGATTACCTTTCTTTAACCCATCAACCGTGCGGTCAATCATATCCTCAATAACCTGAGGCAACTTCACTGCGGGATTGAGAAGCAGAGGTTCTAACAAGAAGTCTTTACCAGCATCTTCAACAATAGCTTCTTTCACGGTCTTCTTAAGCAGCAAGTGGATTACAGAGTTTCCATCTTTGCAAATCCCACCTAAGACTCTGTTGTCATCAAGCTTCTCCCCTCTGAAAAAGATCTCTTGATCATCAACATCAGGAAACCCTTTATTACCTTCTTTGGAGATGCGTTTCTTGAGATACCCGACGTTCTTACGGAGATCCACATGAAAGTAAAAGACTTGACCGGAAGTGGTGATGACAGTGACAAGGAGAGGATCATAGAGCTTCTTAAGAACCAAATGCAAGACACTATCACCGGTGACGCCATAGTCCTTGGCGTACCTGGCGAGCTCTCGACCACTGAAGACCAACTTCTGTCTTGTTATACGAATCCCATGACAGATGGTCTGAATCCTAAGTTTGACGTCGGAAATGGAATCAGAGTGGTGGATGAGCAAAGGCATGGTTGGTGTGACTAAAGCCTAATCAATTCATAATGATGATTCTCCTCTTCAACGCCAACTATCAAGATGGGGAAATGAAATTGACAATCGATCATCAATCTCTTAACCACAACCTGTGGGCATCTAACAACCTGTGGGCAgctcttactttttttttttaaatagacgCGCTCATCGGCCTGATTCCTTTCTGTAAATTACCGCCGTTAG is part of the Brassica rapa cultivar Chiifu-401-42 chromosome A09, CAAS_Brap_v3.01, whole genome shotgun sequence genome and harbors:
- the LOC103838198 gene encoding phosphatidylinositol 4-kinase gamma 2, with the protein product MPLLIHHSDSISDVKLRIQTICHGIRITRQKLVFSGRELARYAKDYGVTGDSVLHLVLKKLYDPLLVTVITTSGQVFYFHVDLRKNVGYLKKRISKEGNKGFPDVDDQEIFFRGEKLDDNRVLGGICKDGNSVIHLLLKKTVKEAIVEDAGKDFLLEPLLLNPAVKLPQVIEDMIDRTVDGLKKGNPPVRTAEGTGGTYLMQDSSGLSYVSVFKPMDEEPMAVNNPQQLPLSSDGQGLKRGTRVGEGAIREVAAYLLDHPKSGSKSQVEGFAGVPPTAMVRSFQKVYNNPKGVDSCSTKNAKVGSLQMFMKNDGSCEDIGPGAFPVEQVHKISVFDIRMANADRHAGNILTGKGEDGRTVLIPIDHGYCLPENFEDCTFEWLYWPQAKVPFSEDTLNYINSLDAEQDIALLQLNGWDVPEAVARTLRISTMLLKKGVERNLTPYQIGSMMCRETVNKDSAIEEIVREAHNSVLPASSEATFLEAVSMAMERRLDELIK